The genomic window caaaatgaGTCATCCATAAGTTATTTTGTTTGCTAAACGATCTCTTCATTAGTTTTCTGTTGCATTTGATTGTTAAGTGCACACGTGGCATACAACTAGACAGCatttcataaacaaaattatcCTATTGTGGACTTGTTAAGGTCGTTGTGATATTTTTAGGGaccgttaaaaaataaaaacaaataatggtGAAATGTAATGGAGGGAATATTTGGTAAGCTAAAATAATTTGAGGACttgtgagatttttttttttaaatgaggGACTAAATGGGAAAATCATAATATTTTGAGGAATTGCCAACAACAGATTTAGTGAACTTAAATTGCATTTCAATAGAATTGGAAGTGCAAGATTACAATGCGGAAGCTTTCTTCTATTGGATGGaaattagtttttgttttgacCTAATAATGTTGTATGACCTTCGATTGTAAGCTACAATCAATTTTATAGAACCAGATAAGTTAATGCCTTATCTTTAATATATCTAGCCTAGATGATTTTGGGGTGAACAGTCCTGGGACACTATTggcaatattatatttttttgcctTTAATTGCTTTGTTgttatatttctttgtttttacaAGTCTGAAACTCAGACAATCCTATGTAGTAAAACAGTATTCACTGTATATGTTTTTCttccatttgattttttttctttcaggcTTTGAATTTGATCTTACTTACATCATCAGAATTGTCTGAGATTCGAGATCTTTTGAAGCAGTCACTGGTAAATCCTGCCGGGAAGGACTTGTATGTTTCTTTGTATGCGTCTTGGTGTCATTCTCCAATGGCAATTATAAGTCTCTGCTTTTTAGCTCAGGTATATATCTATAACTCAGTTAAGTTAATTTGTTTCAAGTTTAAGTCTCTCCTTCTCTAGCACATGTGTGCAATCTGACACATACACACACAGCAAACAATTTTTAGCTTTATTTGGATAACACATCCCCATTTGTGTAATATAAATTTTGCATCTTCCTCAACAGACTTACCGACATGCAAGTGCTGTTATTCAATCTCTGGTAGAGGAGGATATAAATGTCAAGTTTTTGGTCCAATTAGATAAATTGATTCGCTTGCTGGAAACTCCAATCTTTGCTTATCTCAGATTGCAGGTGCTTAATCGAAACAGACCATTTTTAATCGATGTGTATGTTTAAGTTTGGTAATAACATTTGTGTACTTCAGTCTGGTAAAATTTGGTTAATATGGACATGCTTGTGTTTATAATAATTACGATTAATGGatagttatatttttaagttGTCGTAAaggatgattttatttttaagtggcTTCGCTCATGTACTGGAACTTTAATTTTGCAGCTTCTCGATCCTGGAAGATATTTATGGCTATTCAAAGCATTGTATGGTCTTTTGATGTTGCTTCCTCAGGTATCtcaattaaaaatttgttagcACATTAATTCTCTTGTTAGAGTGGGGTATGTTCCAACATCCTTTCATGGTAGGGTAACAATATTATTACCCTGTTTACTCTATTCTTAAAATGGATACATTTCTTATTTCAATGCagttatataatatttatttcaGAGGATGGGATgtcgtgtgtgtgtgtgtgtgtgtgtctatatataactatataatatataactatataatatattacCTTCCCTTTCATTTTGCAAGACATTTAGTCGTTTCCGTAAATCAGCTGGGTAACTAAACACACATATAGTATTTATGTTGTCATTCATAATCTATTGGTAGGAGTTAGGAATTAACGTTATGTTGTTTAAATCTTGACCCTTAATTTTACACCATGCAGCAAAGTGCAGCCTTTAAGATACTAAAAACTCGTTTAAAAGCTGTGCCGTCATATTCTTTCAATCGCGCGCAACTGAATAGAATGCCTTCTGGGGATTACTACCAATTTGTTCCTCAGATGCCTGATGACAATCATACAGAAGAGGATGGTGGGAGCTCATATAATGGATTAAACTTTGCTACAAGGTTACAACAGTTTCAGCAAATGCAGCAGCAACATAGGGTACACACTAAATCGCGAAGAGCATCACGCAGTTTATCCACTTCCTTACCAAAGGTTGCTGGCCTCTTCATTCTACATGTTGGTTTATAAGATGTTTCATATAAATTATTAGTTGAGGGTTTATCAAATTTAAAGAGAATATTGCAAGGAAGAGAAAGTGGTTTCTGATTTCAGACATCCTAATGATTCGTTCCGTTTTCTGATGTCTTTATTTGCACTATATGCAGGAGGCACAAAAAGAGGAAGAACCACATAGACCTCAGTCTACTGATCTTAATGTTCCTCCTTCAAGACCAAGGAGAAATTCAGGGCAACTACAACTATAATTCTAATGTTTTTCTACCTATGTCGAGTCTAATCAGTGCATGTGGACTTCGAATGGGGTCGGGTATGATTTGTAAAATTGTAAATCATAGTAGTTTGTTTTATTCTATTTGTTAGAAAGGTTGGGTTTTTGAATCAAGATGAAGCTTGGAGGGTTTTCTAGGCTATATTCTTTTGACCATGTAGAACGTGATGCTCACTGGTTctgttatttttgttgaaaaaccATGTGAGCTAGATGGGATATTTTATCTAGTGAAGTTTCTTATTGTATAGGGTAAATTATACACCCTTATGCCGTCTTCATATGATAGatagaaatattatattttccttttctcatATATGGTAAATTATGCTTCATTCCATTTCGTATTGAGtgttgttaaaaaaagaaaatttgctCTAAATGTCACTTATGTtttcaatgtaaaattaatttatattctaTCATCAAACTATCGTTTAAGTGTTTGCATATTCATTCTTTACCGTTGGGAGCTACTAACGCCCATCGTCCACAATCTTCTCTTGCTCTTTCAAGCTGGAGATCTTAGATCCAAAAGGATCAAATAATTATGTACAAATAACAAGATCACAAACATGCAAACATTTAGACGGGTGtgattatttaaaaattgagGGTGAGATAAAGTTAGCTCTCCAGAAATAATTCACCTACTTGAACTCTTCTAAAAGATGAACAACCAATTCAATAGTGCATAAAAGGAATAGCATAACTCTGTTTAAACAAACATGTCAATTTACAACCGTCCCATATCCTCTTGGCTTTAATTCTTTTTTAacatttctaataatttttttataaaattacagaatattataaatttatttaacctTTCATGTAATACCAAAAATCTTGAAATCATAAATCCACCTGCTAAGTGAATTTAAGACACCAAAGTGATAAATCCCATTGCTTTACATTAACAAACTCCTACAAAGAATATTAGGATACCCTCTTTTCATTGTATTGTTTTGGCTCCCtattgttttattattaaatgAGACTTACAAGAATCTCATTCCATACATAAAGCAAAGGACCTCTCTGGCGAGGGCCTCTTTGCTGGATAATAAAAGCTCTTTGATCCTTGAGGACTGTCTTGGCCCTAGTGAGCCCTGATACCAAACTCGCCTAAACTTCTttctacaaaaataaaataatacaaaggGTATTAAACATCATCGCGCATCAGTAGATGTAAAGGAATGAGCAAATCCAGGAGCCCGAGGCGGTATACTTGACTGTGTATTCTCACAACTATCAACCATCGAGGAGGAATACGAAACATCGAGTGTGTTGCTCATTCCTTCAAGATTCTTCCACCTACTTAGTGCTTCAGGCAAATTCATATCAAGGTCAATCCCATACATGTCATCGGCATCAAGTTCAGCCGGCTTCCAAACCTCGACAAGAGGTGCTAGTACGTTCACTACGTGTCCCATGTCAGGACGTTGATTAGGCTCTCTAACACAACAGTTGCCGGCCAATCCTGCAATAGTCTTGAAACTCTTCAAGCCTTCCTCATCGATATCCATTGTCGGATCAATGATCTTTTCGAACGAGTTATTGCTCAATAGCATCCTGCGGAACCATGTAACAAGGTGGATGTTCTCCTCTGGTTGGCTGTTGTCGAGTGCTCTCCTTCCGGTTATCATCTCCATAAGAATCACACCGAAGCTGTATACGTCAACCTTTGTGGTGACTCTTCCGGTTACTGTTCACATCATACCATTTTAATGAGTTAGAGAATTCAACAAGAAAGGAGAAAATTTTACAATATGCTAGCATGTCAATTGCTTGTTTTTTATCATATGCTAGCACCAAATATTCTTTCTAATGAACTAAAAAGTATATATCAATCAGCAAATTAGAGGGAACATTTCAAGGCGTGCAAAATGGATAAAGATGATAAGGGCATTTTTGTTTAAGGATTCAAAAAAAGTGATTTAACAATGTATTAAAATTGAATCCTATTTAGTAATTTTTATGCAATGCATAGAAATTACTAATCTCCATCGGCTTTTAGGAGGATTACAAACAAATCCAATTACGAGTCAATATTTATTCCAAAACTAAATTTAACAAAACAATATGTCatctttgatttctcataagagTATAGTATTTGAAACTGttgcaaaaaaattgtttttgcatATTCACTATCTCCTTTCTATATGAAAGTGTTGGAAactgttgcaaaaaaaaatgttgactaAAAAAACACCTGTTCAGCTGACACTAGTAGAGACCTAGATATTTAACATAAGCAACAGAAAACAGTGGTATGCAacaaaaatttccaaaatataattaacatatATGACTACCTGCATACTCCGGTGCTAGATATCCAAAAGTTCCAGCAATTCTAGTCTGGAATGAGGCTTGTCCTTCTGGAGCAAGTCGAACCAACCCAAAGTCGGATACTTTAGCGCGCATATCATCCCCAAGCAAGATATTTGATGGTTTCAGATCCCTGTGGATGAAAATTTGATGTGCCAAACCATGAAGATATTCAACACCTCTAGCAACATCTAAAGCAATGGAGAGCCTTCTCTTCCATTCGAGCGGTTTTGACCCATCATCTTTCCAGTCAAACAGATGTTGACTAAGAGTCCCCTGAGGCATGTATTCATAGACAAGAAGTTTCTCATTGTCTTCCAAGCAATAGCCGAGAAGTCCGACCAAATGCCTATGTCGAACCTTAGTAAGAACTGCAATTTCAGATTTGAACTCATTCAGCCCTTTGTCACCAACCATTTCAGTTTGCATCCTTTTAACTGCAATTTTCGTTCCATCGGCCAATTCTCCTTTGTATACAGTGCCGAAACCTCCCTTCCCCAATATGTTCTTTTCACTAAAATTATCTGTAACTTCTCTCAAAACTTGAATCGATATGACCATATTACCAGCTTCCACATTTTGAACACTACTCGATGGACTAAAATCACCAGTCCCTCCTACAACACCAGCACTTCCAGATGCTGCAACACTTATCTTCACAGCATTTCCATCTCCAGAATGACGAGGATGTACCACTATTGCATTTGGAGTTTGAACATTGTTGTAGCGCTTATTATGTCTTCTACCATACATAACAAATACCAAAACCCCTACACAAAGTAAGCCAACAATCCCCATCACAATACCAACAATAGTTCCAACACCAAGTTTCTTCTTATCCTCCCCTCCAGAACTAGAGCTGGGCGACCCGTGAGGTTTATCCTTTCCGATATCAGGATTCCCATTGGTTTTAACAACCACACCTGCACGAAACGACGGTATCTGACCATACAATGAATTATTGGAAACATCTAGCAATTTCAAAGCCGGCATACTAGCAAGTTCTTTAGGTATAGTTCCGGTGAGATTATTGTTAGCAAGAAGCAACTCTGTCACAGAACTAAGACTTGCAAAACTAGGAGATATACTGCCAGAAAAACCCATGTTTTGAAAGTTAATAACAGAAATATTACCACGAGAACAAGTAATCCCTACCCAAACAACACTGCCATTACAAGGGCTATTACCTTGCCAACTGTCAGCAAGTTTAAAAGGATAACCAAAAGCTTCAGCAACAGAAAGCAAAGCATTAACAAGTGGACTACATGGTTGACCAACAACCTTGGTGCAAAAGCTATTAGTCCCTCTAACCAAATCCATATCAACCTGAACACCGTCTTGAAACTTAGGAGGTGAACCTTGAAGATCATTGTTTGTCAAATTCACAACTTTCAAACTCTGAAGGGAAGTTAAAGACGGTGGAACAACACCGGTTAACTTATTATCCCTCAAACTAACATCAAACAATTGATCGAGATTTGAAAAATCAGGTATAGGACCAGTAAACAAATTGCCATGAACCCAAATTTGTTGCAATGAAGTCATATTTTGTAAAACAGAAAGTGTACCATTGAGTTTATTATTACTCTTTTGACCATTCACCCAAAGCTTCTGTATTGAACTACCAGATAAAGTATTAGGCAAATTACCTTCAAGATAATTGAAACTTAGACTCAAAAAAGTCAAGCTTGGAAAAGTTTGTTCACCAAAGAATTCAGGAATTTGACCAACAAAACTAACATTGACAGCAGAAAAAGATTGTAGGGCTAAACAATTCTTAAGACTAGAAGGAATTTGCCATTGAGAAAAAGGGTTAGAATCAATTCCTACCTCTATCAAATTAGTGAGGTTATTGAAGAAATCATTTGGCATGGAAGTGAAATTGTTATTGTTAATATGCAAATACTGAAGTGAATTTGGCATGTAAGGAACATTTCCAGATAAACTATTTCCCCTGAAATCAAAATTAGTTAACTCACTGAGTTTCGCCAATTCTTCTGGTAAAGAACCTTGAACAGTTGAACTgttaagttttattgaagtaaCCCTATTCATTCCATTGCAATTAACTCCCGCCCATTTGCAATAATCATTGTTTGACCAATCAAGATTATTTTTTGATAGTGAAGTTTTCAGCTTTTGCATCACAGCACCATCATCTTGAGACCAAGCACAAAAAAACATAAGAGAAAACAGCACAATAAGGTGAAGAACGTAGGAAATTCCGAAACCCATTTAGGATTTTGTTcaaatttagggtttttttgTTGCTGATGAAAATGGGTTTCTGAAAGAGTTTAAAAAACAGAGGAAGATGATGGTGTAAGAGAAAAGTGAATGTGATGTGATAAGGATTGTGGTGCAAAAGGGAATGTGTTTTTTTGggagaataataataataatgggaaagaaaaagaagaaaaatgcatttaatggtaatgaatgaatgaattggaATTTGATTTGATACGGTGAAGAAAAAGGAACAAGAGTCATTCATATTgttgagaagaagaaaagaaactgAAGTACGTAGTACACTGTGGTATTACGTGGAGAATCTAGCTTACGTGTCCAATTTATAGGTACTGTTTTGGCCTCACTTTCTAAAAGTTACTTTAAAATTAgtagaatgttaacttgtgcccttaagggcacatgttaagaagataaatgtggaaaaaatttattgaatttgtggtgtattcaattatctaaacattaaattctttgtatcattaaatactgtatttctatttttaggtagcttaacatgtgcccttaaggcacaagttaacatgacccttaaaattaaagttcaaaaaataaaaaacttttaaataaaGCTAAAGGGGCATGAGCCTCAGTTAAATTGATGATAATAGGgtacatatgattaaaaaaaagaaatattttattataattaatgtatttaattcattttttaaattttttataaattaattccacaaaatttaagagaatatttttatttttggatttttaaaatattgtatttCCTACTAATCATTATttagttcagtggtgattaacactgaacttggtagggaggaccgttgttcgattccccgcaactacgattgggagggggctggaaccaaattcaactggtggtaaaagcaaatttttttttgtacttctccattttaaaaagtgattttCTAGGCATTaaactatttaatttaataaaaaatgaaaaataaataaagttccatgctaaaaaatatatttgcatGTAAGACACTTGGAAGTATACTTAGAGGGATTTTGATTTTCTCCGATTATTATCtcatattttctctatttttgctaaaaaatatatttgcatGTAACACACTTGGAAGtatacttgtttttttttcgAAATTCTTCTGCATATCTCTTATTCATGTGAAAAGAGACATGGTTGTGTAATGTATTGGGCTCAGAACAGTTTGCACCTTTCTCAGTCAAAAAACAAGTATGTCGATTCATGTAGCAGAAATCATCATTCCAGGATTTCATCATGTCTTCTGGAGTTGATCTAGGATCGACTACACACCAACTATATGGATCAAGTCTTGCCTCACCAAATCAAACATAACAAATCTTTAATATTTAAATCCAACACAAAGATACTTAAATTTAGTGCTGAggaatttaaatttttactttaaATGCATTTGCAAACTTCAAGTACCTCCCTCctacacaaaaatcaaaaattaGTTGAACATAAATTCTTGTATACATGCACTATATAATCTCAGTAAATTAGTAAGATAATTAGCAATTCAACGCAATTGTTTTTACTGGGATATATAGTGCATGAATACAAGAATTTAATAACAAGTGGTGGGATGtgtttttttatacttatataaTGTTAAAGTTGAAGGAGTAgtttatacatataaaaatgaaaataaaatgaaacttGAATTGAAGCAGTTAGGCCGACGGTGGATGATTTTCAGTTTCgcactttctttttttatggaaaatgatAGTCCGCTAATCAATTTTCGTCGAAGGGGTTAAAGCAGCAGTGTGGAAACTACGATAGTTAGTTATAAGGGCCTGGATCCTGATGGCATAAACTTCGACTTTCTAAAAGAGTTTTGGCTAGAAATGAAAGATGGCATCATGAGGTTTATTATGGAGTTTCACATGAATAACAAATTGTTTAAAGGTATCAACTCTACCTTCATAGCTCTTATTCCTAAGGTTGAAAGTccgcaaaaaaaattaatcttttcGGTGGGAAGTCTTTATAAGATCTTGGCAAAAAATTTATTAGTGCTAATTGACCAAAGCCAATTTATTGGAATACTTTATGCCCATGGTCCAATAAACGTAGCTAATTAACTGTAGATTTTATTAGTAGTCATGgaatgtaaaaaaatatattttgaaaggCAACGTCTAAGCTTTATAAAATTCATCACTTGAGAAGCTTGTACAGGTTAGACGTCACCTTTCAAATTATGCAATAATAAGATATActaataattttagaaaataactcTTTATAAAGtgttgatatatttttgtaccaaaaaaaaaatgttgatatatttttgtacaAAATAACTCTTtagagataaaaataaataattaatgttaattttttttgactaataattatgttaaaatatTCTCTTATGTTAAAATTTTACATGAACTTGGCACAtgaaatttttatgtatatCTCTCCTACCATATATATTCACAAATTTTGATAGCATCCACTcatttattttccaaaagagagaaaattttcATGTGACAAGGCCTTCTAAAGACTTGTATCCTCCGAGTCCCTCCATCCCCTCCAGTCAAATCTCAGGTGTTGGATTAAACTAACTGTCGAAGGTATTAATCTCTCGTCTGTTCGTTTAATCCAACAAATGAGATTTTGCTAGGGACAAGAGAAGTTGCAAAGGATCTCACTGTGCCCATTTGAACATGAACACCCCTAATTTAAAGTCTTAAGAGAACATATTTTCACGTCTCACTTTCTCACGATGTTCATTGGCAACACACTCGACTCAGCTCACAGAGCATACATCTTCTCAACATCAGAATTATATTCCTCCACGTCTGATATATGTGCAGAGTAAGACCACGAGAATGATTTGCTTCCACTTGGCCTCTTAGCTAATACTCTCTGGGAATCACTTCGAAATCCAAAATGTCGTCGAACCACAAAGTAGCACAAGTATGCTAGAGTCCCAACTAGAATCGGTGTTCCCAAAATGGTTACAGTAGTAGCCATCCATCTTTCCTTTCCAACGACCACAAAAGCTATCGCGAGAAACGCTCCACAAGTACATGTACAAGCCGTCCACATTAGCTTGTTAATCACCGATACAATCTGCCTTTGTGCCCTCATGTCCCAAGCTACCAAAGTGATTTGAACAACAACAACCGCAAGAGAAATGAAAAGAGACGTTGCATTCAAAAGACAGAAAACACTGAATGCAACCTCGTGAGCTATATTCGCTTTCCCTGCCTCCGGTTGTAGCTTTCTGTATTGACCTGGCAAACTGAACAAAGCCATGAATGCTATTGAGGCAAAAAGGACAGCAACTACCGTGACAGAATTTATCGTGTTTTGAATTGCCTCCCGATGAATCTTTCTCAATTCCTTTGCTATACCAGAAACCCGTTTGCGAGTTTTTTCGTTCTGTATTAGTTGTGACTGCACTTCGTGCTTTATATCACTCACAGCTCTTTTAAGTTCCATGGCTTCATTCGCTTTTCCAATATGTCTGGCATTCTTGGCACCGCATTCCGAAAGGGCTTCCTTGATTTCCAAAGATGAATCTCTGTACGGAAGTTTATCTGCCAAGTCCAAGGCTGTTTCTTGTTGATTATTGATGGCATTGACATTCATCGATGCATAGCTCAACAGAAAGCTCACTATCTGAAATAAGGACGATAACCGTGTTAAGCTTATATATAAGCACTTACGCTAAAAACATTTACTTAAACTATTTATCCAAATAGAGTCTAGTTTATAACAAAACTGAAGCAAACATGATTAAAAACAGAAATCAAATATGGTTTGATTGACCTCCGAGCGAGCTTTCCGAGTGGCCATGTGAAGAGCTGTGTTACCCTTCTTATCTCGTTCATTCAATACCATCGGGTCGGCTTGTAAAATCTCCTCAACTACTGAAGTACTTTGGCCTTTTACAGCCATATGCAGTGCTGTTTGACCTTTTCTATCTTTGATGCAAACAATTGCTGAATCCCTTTCAATAAGTGCTTTTACAATGCGAAGAATGCCGTATCTAGCAGCATTGTGCAACGCAGTTTTGCCGTTTTTTCTTACTATCATCATTGAACTGACATCAACATCCAAAATAGCATTCACTACATCCAAATGGTCTTGTACAGCAGCAAAATAAAGTGGACTAGTGCTCGAGGAGTCGCATAACTTACAAGCCTCGGGCCAAATACTCAAAATCTCCCTCACAATTTCTGGAAAAAAAGATTGACATTTAACATTTCATAATCAAAATCCTTGTACAAAGTTAACTATCCAATGTTATCAAATAGCAGCTATAGTGTAGCAGAATTTTAACAAACCACTATTATTCTGTGATACGTGTCATTAGCGACTATAGCAGCACTATAACATTGTAGCagagcggaatttgaacaaatagcTATTTTCCGCGATTTGCGATTGACAACACTGTAACTATCCCTTACTCTCAGACAATGGCATGTTACAGGTTTATAACCAAAAATTACTCTCTTGAACTCGTAATTAGTTCAAATGCTATGATGAAATGCACacaaaattaatcaaaacactactctttttttttttttttttttttttttgcattttaaaGTGAATTAGGTTTGATCCATAAGTAGAACTATCACATAACCAACCCCAAGATCGAAAgtgtgtatgtttggttccacTTTTGGACGAGCCAAAAATTGTTCTAGAATTGTAGACATGATTTTACATGTTTCGATGTTGTTTAgtataattgattttgcctCTTGAATTAATGAAAACTTGAAGCTGAAATTTTGAGCTTTTGCCACTACAATTGATTTTAacctcaaaatcaattttacttaCCACAGAACTATGAAGCACTAACACAGACATGAACACTGAACACAACACGGACACTGACAcctcgacaccgataataatttgagaaaatgacataattcaatgcaATCATAAGTGTCACGCCGGGACATGCCTAATATGAGGAGTGTCCATGCTTCGTAACCACATAACCAAACATATACGAAATGTATCCAAATGT from Trifolium pratense cultivar HEN17-A07 linkage group LG1, ARS_RC_1.1, whole genome shotgun sequence includes these protein-coding regions:
- the LOC123902663 gene encoding receptor protein kinase TMK1-like, producing MGFGISYVLHLIVLFSLMFFCAWSQDDGAVMQKLKTSLSKNNLDWSNNDYCKWAGVNCNGMNRVTSIKLNSSTVQGSLPEELAKLSELTNFDFRGNSLSGNVPYMPNSLQYLHINNNNFTSMPNDFFNNLTNLIEVGIDSNPFSQWQIPSSLKNCLALQSFSAVNVSFVGQIPEFFGEQTFPSLTFLSLSFNYLEGNLPNTLSGSSIQKLWVNGQKSNNKLNGTLSVLQNMTSLQQIWVHGNLFTGPIPDFSNLDQLFDVSLRDNKLTGVVPPSLTSLQSLKVVNLTNNDLQGSPPKFQDGVQVDMDLVRGTNSFCTKVVGQPCSPLVNALLSVAEAFGYPFKLADSWQGNSPCNGSVVWVGITCSRGNISVINFQNMGFSGSISPSFASLSSVTELLLANNNLTGTIPKELASMPALKLLDVSNNSLYGQIPSFRAGVVVKTNGNPDIGKDKPHGSPSSSSGGEDKKKLGVGTIVGIVMGIVGLLCVGVLVFVMYGRRHNKRYNNVQTPNAIVVHPRHSGDGNAVKISVAASGSAGVVGGTGDFSPSSSVQNVEAGNMVISIQVLREVTDNFSEKNILGKGGFGTVYKGELADGTKIAVKRMQTEMVGDKGLNEFKSEIAVLTKVRHRHLVGLLGYCLEDNEKLLVYEYMPQGTLSQHLFDWKDDGSKPLEWKRRLSIALDVARGVEYLHGLAHQIFIHRDLKPSNILLGDDMRAKVSDFGLVRLAPEGQASFQTRIAGTFGYLAPEYAVTGRVTTKVDVYSFGVILMEMITGRRALDNSQPEENIHLVTWFRRMLLSNNSFEKIIDPTMDIDEEGLKSFKTIAGLAGNCCVREPNQRPDMGHVVNVLAPLVEVWKPAELDADDMYGIDLDMNLPEALSRWKNLEGMSNTLDVSYSSSMVDSCENTQSSIPPRAPGFAHSFTSTDAR
- the LOC123902577 gene encoding ankyrin repeat-containing protein At2g01680-like — its product is MDSNSLCFITHQEIFNVVRSGDLEGLKELLKHVNKGESSNGSSSSSSTSISEFMSMQNDAGETLLYIAAENGVMDLFCFLLRFCDLEILKIRSKSDMNAFHVAAKRGHLEIVREILSIWPEACKLCDSSSTSPLYFAAVQDHLDVVNAILDVDVSSMMIVRKNGKTALHNAARYGILRIVKALIERDSAIVCIKDRKGQTALHMAVKGQSTSVVEEILQADPMVLNERDKKGNTALHMATRKARSEIVSFLLSYASMNVNAINNQQETALDLADKLPYRDSSLEIKEALSECGAKNARHIGKANEAMELKRAVSDIKHEVQSQLIQNEKTRKRVSGIAKELRKIHREAIQNTINSVTVVAVLFASIAFMALFSLPGQYRKLQPEAGKANIAHEVAFSVFCLLNATSLFISLAVVVVQITLVAWDMRAQRQIVSVINKLMWTACTCTCGAFLAIAFVVVGKERWMATTVTILGTPILVGTLAYLCYFVVRRHFGFRSDSQRVLAKRPSGSKSFSWSYSAHISDVEEYNSDVEKMYAL